The following nucleotide sequence is from Elusimicrobiota bacterium.
GCTGCTTTTGAAGCGTGCAATGGAGTGAGAATTCCCTGCAGGATTGTATAATTTTCATCTATAGCAGCCGGCTTCCGCACATATCTGTCTTTTTCTTGTTTCAATTCCTCATTTATTTTATTGCCATAAATATGAATGGTAGCACAAGTGGCAACGGGAATTTTGAGTCTTCTTGCCGTCTCAACCACGTTAAATGTTCCTATTACATTGGTGGTAATATCCAGCACCGGATCTTCCCAACTGATGGTCATAGCCGGCTGCGCCGCTGTATGGATGATATAGTTGCATCCGTTTGCGTTGTCTATCAATTCCTCTAAATTCCTCACATCGGCTTTTACCAGTTTAACTCCGATTTTTTTAAGGTAATTCCAGTTATATTCCCTGGCAGCTTCGGTAGCAAAACCGGTCCTGGCAAGTTCATGTTTTGTCATGTTGTCGTAGGCAATTACCTGCATACCTTTCTTAATATAGAACTCACATACATGCGAGCCTAAAAAACCGCAGCCACCGGTAACTAATACTTTCATTATCTTCCTCCTGAAATGATAAAAACAAAATACTAAAATTATTTTTTATTCACACTGTAATATTTTTAACTTCAATAATATTTCTACAATTGTGTAAGAAGCAAAAATCATTACGTAAGGGTCAACGGGAATCCTGTATCTTAAAACTACAGTAAAAAAAAGATGGACAAATGTGTAAATACTCAATAAAGCTATTAAAAGTGATGTTTTTCCAATATTTTTTATTGATAAAACTATCCCTGCAAAAGCAAAAGGTATATATATTCCTGATGTTACCATTGCCATATATTTCTGCCATTTATACGCCATCATAGGATACAGCCGCCAGAAGTGAATAAATCTTTTATAGAGAAGATAGGTATATTTGTGTGAATTGTTTTTTATCCAGTTAAAAGATTTTTCTTTACATATTTTATCCCGCTCCGGCAATGGGAGTGTTGAGATATACTCCCAATCTTTCGGTATAGCCGGTGTGACAATAGCATCGGGTGCCGGAGTGTCTAACTCACCATAAGTTTCCATCCACAACGCCTCATCACATGTTGCACCATAAAAAGAGTACCAGGGAGTGTTAATTGGCATTATATAATTTTTGCTGTAATAGAAATAATTCCGGAAAGTCCACGGTGCTAACGTAATGATAGTACATATTCCGACAAAAAATCCTACTTTTATTTTTTTTGTCCTCCACCATAACCATGCACATGCAAAAAAGAAAAATGGTAATATTGTAGATTTAGTAAGGGCAGTAATTCCGAATAAAATACCCGTAAAAATTATATTTTTTATACTTGGTTTCTCGCTGCAAATAAGAATATAATATATAGACAAGGCGGTCAGAAATGTATAAAATGTTTCCGAAAGCAGATCACCTGTATAAGCAATTACATAAGGATAAAAGCACAAAAGAACGGCGGAAATCTTACCGACAACAGGTGAAAATATCTTTTTCCCGACAAAATAAATAATAACACAAGTTAAAGCACTAATTATAGAATTGATTACCCTGACGAAAAGAATTGATTTTCCGAAAATGAAAAATATTATAGCTAAGAAAGCAGGATAACCCGGCGGTCGCCATGTATCACCATAGCCATTCCCGGAAGCTATGCCGGAAGCTATGCTCATCCAACCGTAAGAATCCGGCGATAATTTTTCCGGGCTCAAAGGTATAACATAAATTAATCGTATAAATAAAGCAGTTAAAAAAATGAACAATAGATATTTTTTTTCAGAATAAATAAATTTCAATATATTCATCTTTAGTTTTCTTTCCTTTCACCCATCATATCGAACAACATTCCAAAAAGAAAAAGCTGCCCACCAAAAATAATTAAAAGTGCGGAGAAAATTGCAGTTGCACCTGTGGGACTTCCACCGTGTAATTTTGCTACTAATATAAATATACCGGTAAGAAACCCTAAAAGAAGCAGTAACATACCTAAAATATACATAAATATTAACGGGTGAAAATCTCCGATTAAGTATCTTTTGTAAAGACGGTAAAAAAAGTTTCTCAGAAGCATCGGTGACACTCGTAATGCATAAGAAAGCCCTTTTATCTGCGATTGTCTTGCTCCTTGTATATATATGGTTTCACGGGGAACATCAATAACTTTAAATCCATAAATATTTAAACGAACAAGAAAGTCCATTGGATACCCGTACCTTTTCCACGCTTTATCCCAATCAATGACAGAAAGTGCTTTTTTGCTTATTGCAGTAAAACCATCTACTACGTCAAATATTTTATAATATCCTGATGCAATTTTTGTAAGAAGTGATATTATGGTATTACCAAGAACACGGGTAAATGGCATATCGGAAAGTCTTTCGCCACCTTCAATAAATCTGTTACCTTTGCTATAATCAGCTTTACCGTCAATTATCGGATCCAGCATATTTTTAAGCTGGTTTAACGGCATTTGATTGTCCCCTCCGCAAACAGCAACAACATCATAATTTTCTTTTAATGCCATTTTATATCCGGTTATTATTGCAGCACCCGGACCCATACATTTCTGATGACTTAACAATTCAACTCTTTTGTCAGAATGATTTTTTACAAGTTCTGCAGTACTATCCTTTGACGCATCGTTAATTACATATATTTTATCTACATAATCCGGAACATTTTTTAAAGTCGGGATAATAAGCTTTTCTTCATTCCTTGCGGGAATCACAAGTGCTATTTTATTCGCTCTGTACATTTGTATTTCTCCTCCCTACAATTACTTATAAATTAATCGTACAACCTTTTTTAATTGAATTCTGAACTTCTTCAAGAATTTTTACAACCGGTAAAGATTTTTTACCGGAAGTAAAAGGTTCTTTGCCTTCTCTTATACATTCGAGGAAATGTAATGCTTCTATTTCCAACGGTTCCTTAAAGTCGATTTTTGGTATAAAAATATCACCTGCACGGTGTATCAGCTGGAACTGTCCAAAAGAATGAAAATCATCAAACCTGTCAATTCCTTTATCATAAATCTGAATTTTCATATCAGATGACACATCATCATAAACTACCATTTTTTTTGAACCGACAATTGTCATCTTCCTTATCTTGTGAGGGTCAAGCCAGGACACATGTATAAATGCTGCCGGGCCCGATTCATATTTTATATTAGCTGATACAATATCTTCAATTCCTTTTTGAATAAACGAAACCCCGAAACCACTGACAAGTTTTACTTTTTTGGAAAGCCAATACAAAATTATTGAAACATCATGCGGAGCAAGATTCCACCATACATTTATATCTTTTCTTGCAATACCGAGATTTAACCTTTGGGAGTAAATATAGTAAATATCACCCAGCTCGCCTGAATCAATAATCTCTTTCACTTTTCTTACTGCTGCATTATATAGAAACGTAAATCCAATCATTAAAATTAATTTCCTGGTCTCGGCAATTTCTACAAGCTCTTTTGCTTCCTTTAGGGAAGTAGTGAATGGTTTTTCAACAAAAACATTTTTCCTGTGTTCCAGTGATTTTTTTACTAATTCATAATGTGAAGAAGCGGGAGTTGAAATTATAACACCTTTTATAGAATCATCATCTAAAATTACATTAAAATCATTTATGCAATTTATATCGGGGTAATCTTTTTTCAATTTACCCAGAGATTGCTTGTCTGTATCACAAACAGCACTTAATACTCCTAATTTATAAAAATTTCTTACCAAATTTTTACCCCAGTAACCACAACCGACTACAGCAATATTTTTCATAATATCCATTCGCTCCATATCCCAACCTGAAGATCGGGCTACAATTATTTTGTGTTGTTTCTGGTTCAGGCGGATGGATTAAAATCTACCCGAACCTTCACATTATTTATTGGTAAAATCTTTGCCACAAAAAAAAGGAAATCAAACAACTGATTTTTCTGGTGTTATCTCTTTTACCTTCCACATGTTCTTTTTGTAAATTCCTGATATAGTTAAAATTAAACATTTCTTTGTTTTTTGACTCCGCTTCTAAAAAAACTTCACTGACAAAGCCGCTTAATTCATTTTGAAACCAAAAAGATGTAGGCATGGCAAGTCCTTTTTTAGGCATTTTTGTGATTTCATCCGGTAGATATTCTTTCAGCGCTTTCCTCAAAATATATTTTGTCGTAAATCCCCGCAGCTTTAAATTAACAGGAATTTTTTCTGATAATCTTATCATTTCTAAATCCAAAAAAGGTACTCTGCACTCCTGGGAATTCATCATTGTTGTCATATCGGTTACGTGCAATGCACAGTCAGGCAAAAATACATTTAAGTCAAGATATAAAAGCCTGTTCAGTAATTTTTCATCAACAACATCTCCAAGATGCTGCTGAAAAACATCAAAAGGCTTGTAATCGGGTATATTGCATAAAAGTTTTTGTCTTTCTTCATCAGAAAAAATCTCTTTATATCTCAAATATGCCATTTCCGGAACCATACCTGCACCTGCTACAAAAGATTTGGCTTTAAAATCAAAACTCAACCTGTTATAAGAAGCCGGAAGCTGATTAACAACTAATTCTAATAATTGCCTTAATGGTACCGGAATCTTCTTATAAAACCTTGCAATTTTAGCAGCTATTAATGTCGGATAACCGCCAAAAAGCTCATCTCCGCCTGCTCCCGAAAGAACAACTGTAATATCTTTCTTAGATTGCTTAGATAAATAATAAAGCGCTACTTGTGTCCAATCGCCATGCGGTTCTGCCAAATGCTTTATAATTTCAGGGAGATATTCTTCAATATGTTCTGATTTTAACATGCAATCATAATGGTCAGTATTATATTTCTTTGCCACTAACCTTGCTTCATCAATTTCGTTGTAAGTTCTGCCATTTTCATAACCTATAGTATAGGTCTTTGTTTTTTGACCGAGTTTACTCATCATGGCAACAATGGAAGTTGAATCAAGTCCGCTTGACAGAAACACTCCCAACTCTACTTCACTCTGAAGATGCCTTTTTACAGAATCTAAAAGAGTTTTTTTTATTTCACATATATAAT
It contains:
- a CDS encoding NAD-dependent epimerase/dehydratase family protein; protein product: MKVLVTGGCGFLGSHVCEFYIKKGMQVIAYDNMTKHELARTGFATEAAREYNWNYLKKIGVKLVKADVRNLEELIDNANGCNYIIHTAAQPAMTISWEDPVLDITTNVIGTFNVVETARRLKIPVATCATIHIYGNKINEELKQEKDRYVRKPAAIDENYTILQGILTPLHASKAAGDIYVRAYIDTYKIEAASFRLTGIYGTRQFGGEDHGWVANFSIRSVISQPITIFGTGKQVRDIIYATDVCEAFDAFYKTRKAGVYNIGGGTKTAISLLNCIDIIEKINKKRPEVKISPERHGDLSYFICDISKAKKALKWEPKVMPEQGIDLLINWIKENKDIFSGR
- a CDS encoding glycosyltransferase family 39 protein, translating into MNILKFIYSEKKYLLFIFLTALFIRLIYVIPLSPEKLSPDSYGWMSIASGIASGNGYGDTWRPPGYPAFLAIIFFIFGKSILFVRVINSIISALTCVIIYFVGKKIFSPVVGKISAVLLCFYPYVIAYTGDLLSETFYTFLTALSIYYILICSEKPSIKNIIFTGILFGITALTKSTILPFFFFACAWLWWRTKKIKVGFFVGICTIITLAPWTFRNYFYYSKNYIMPINTPWYSFYGATCDEALWMETYGELDTPAPDAIVTPAIPKDWEYISTLPLPERDKICKEKSFNWIKNNSHKYTYLLYKRFIHFWRLYPMMAYKWQKYMAMVTSGIYIPFAFAGIVLSIKNIGKTSLLIALLSIYTFVHLFFTVVLRYRIPVDPYVMIFASYTIVEILLKLKILQCE
- a CDS encoding glycosyltransferase family 2 protein; translation: MYRANKIALVIPARNEEKLIIPTLKNVPDYVDKIYVINDASKDSTAELVKNHSDKRVELLSHQKCMGPGAAIITGYKMALKENYDVVAVCGGDNQMPLNQLKNMLDPIIDGKADYSKGNRFIEGGERLSDMPFTRVLGNTIISLLTKIASGYYKIFDVVDGFTAISKKALSVIDWDKAWKRYGYPMDFLVRLNIYGFKVIDVPRETIYIQGARQSQIKGLSYALRVSPMLLRNFFYRLYKRYLIGDFHPLIFMYILGMLLLLLGFLTGIFILVAKLHGGSPTGATAIFSALLIIFGGQLFLFGMLFDMMGERKEN
- a CDS encoding Gfo/Idh/MocA family oxidoreductase, whose amino-acid sequence is MKNIAVVGCGYWGKNLVRNFYKLGVLSAVCDTDKQSLGKLKKDYPDINCINDFNVILDDDSIKGVIISTPASSHYELVKKSLEHRKNVFVEKPFTTSLKEAKELVEIAETRKLILMIGFTFLYNAAVRKVKEIIDSGELGDIYYIYSQRLNLGIARKDINVWWNLAPHDVSIILYWLSKKVKLVSGFGVSFIQKGIEDIVSANIKYESGPAAFIHVSWLDPHKIRKMTIVGSKKMVVYDDVSSDMKIQIYDKGIDRFDDFHSFGQFQLIHRAGDIFIPKIDFKEPLEIEALHFLECIREGKEPFTSGKKSLPVVKILEEVQNSIKKGCTINL
- the asnB gene encoding asparagine synthase (glutamine-hydrolyzing), giving the protein MCGIFGKTNFEKKEQVGNSEIKLPLDAMSHRGPDDEGIFLDRYVGLGVKRLNIIDIKGGHQPISNETDTIIIVYNGEIYNYLELRAELRSKGHHFKTNSDTEVILHLYEESGVNCVERLNGMFTFAIWDKEKEELFIARDRLGIKPLFYYLYNGTLVFSSEIKSIILDKNNLKDMDEQAMINYFSFYYVSSPRTIYKHIKRLQPGHYMKIKNRKIEISRYWRYSFTYENINSETDYICEIKKTLLDSVKRHLQSEVELGVFLSSGLDSTSIVAMMSKLGQKTKTYTIGYENGRTYNEIDEARLVAKKYNTDHYDCMLKSEHIEEYLPEIIKHLAEPHGDWTQVALYYLSKQSKKDITVVLSGAGGDELFGGYPTLIAAKIARFYKKIPVPLRQLLELVVNQLPASYNRLSFDFKAKSFVAGAGMVPEMAYLRYKEIFSDEERQKLLCNIPDYKPFDVFQQHLGDVVDEKLLNRLLYLDLNVFLPDCALHVTDMTTMMNSQECRVPFLDLEMIRLSEKIPVNLKLRGFTTKYILRKALKEYLPDEITKMPKKGLAMPTSFWFQNELSGFVSEVFLEAESKNKEMFNFNYIRNLQKEHVEGKRDNTRKISCLISFFLWQRFYQ